AGACACTCGTCGAGGGCGCGCTGGCTGATTCCAATCGCGATCGCGCCGATTTCTGGGCGACTGCGATCAAACGTTGCCATCGCATACTTGAAGCCCTCTCCTTCGCGGCCAACCAGCGCGGCTGCGGGTATCCGCGTATCTTCGTAGAAGATTTCCGCGGTGTCTGCCGCCCTTTGGCCGAGTTTCCCGTGCATCCGCCGACGCGTAACTCCGGGGGTGGCGGCCGGAAATACGAAGCAGGAAATTCCCTTATGCTTGAGACGCCGGTCGGCGGTAGCAAAGGTGACAATCCAATCGGACATCGAACCGTTCGAGATGAAGTGCTTGGTGCCATTCAACACAAACGCGTCCCCCTCGCGCCGATAAGTGGTGCTCATGGAGGCGACATCCGATCCGGCGCCGGGCTCGGTAATTGCAAATGCACAGAACGAGAGCTTTTCGATGAGCCCACCCAGGTAGGTCCGCTGCTGCGCGGAACTCCCTGCCACTAGCAGTGGCAAAGTCGCAAGGTCGTTGGCGGCAATGGCGTTGGTGATTCCGGCGCACCCATAATTCAGCTCCTCGACAATCAAGCTGGTGTCCAGAATGCCAAGGCCGAGTCCGCCGAGTTCCTTGGGAACACCAAAATTCATCAGACCGGTAGCAAAAGCTTTCTCGCAAACGTCGCGCGGAAAGATCTCTTTTTCATCGTATTCGCGGGCGTGCGGAATTATCTCCTGCTCCGCGAACTTGTGAGCCAAGCTCTTCAGCTCCCGCTGTTCTTCGGTCAGTTCAAACCCGAACATCGCATTTTCCTCTTGGCAG
This region of Candidatus Binataceae bacterium genomic DNA includes:
- a CDS encoding acyl-CoA dehydrogenase family protein produces the protein MFGFELTEEQRELKSLAHKFAEQEIIPHAREYDEKEIFPRDVCEKAFATGLMNFGVPKELGGLGLGILDTSLIVEELNYGCAGITNAIAANDLATLPLLVAGSSAQQRTYLGGLIEKLSFCAFAITEPGAGSDVASMSTTYRREGDAFVLNGTKHFISNGSMSDWIVTFATADRRLKHKGISCFVFPAATPGVTRRRMHGKLGQRAADTAEIFYEDTRIPAAALVGREGEGFKYAMATFDRSRPEIGAIAIGISQRALDECLKYSKQRNAFGQPIANFQAIQFMMADMAIEIEAMRLLTYKAAWLVDQGQSPNVTSSYAKAFSADACMKIATDAVQIFGGYGYMKEYPVEKLMRDAKLLQIYEGTSQIQRVVIARNLLRD